Proteins encoded by one window of Maliibacterium massiliense:
- a CDS encoding CatA-like O-acetyltransferase encodes MALHPIDMQRWPRREIYETFKRTSACVTVQLDVAALYAACKARGRRFFPAVLYCLATIVNRHAAYRYAYDAQGHVCLWDEVHPFYTVPRGDAPDLFAMKYTAYTPDFAAFYDAYVADAASASAYGRLLCDASLPDNRFCVTSMPGTHFSAFNFCGDPKDDLAPCFVLGKFAPDGAGRLMLPLCGEFAHAVNDGVHISRFFRELEELVRQPDFL; translated from the coding sequence ATGGCCCTTCACCCCATCGATATGCAGCGTTGGCCCCGCAGAGAAATCTATGAAACCTTCAAGCGCACCAGCGCCTGCGTCACCGTACAGCTCGATGTCGCGGCGCTGTACGCTGCGTGCAAGGCGCGCGGGCGCAGGTTTTTTCCTGCCGTGCTCTACTGTCTGGCCACCATCGTCAACCGGCATGCGGCGTACCGTTACGCCTATGACGCGCAAGGGCATGTCTGCCTGTGGGACGAGGTGCACCCCTTCTACACCGTGCCGCGCGGCGATGCGCCGGACCTGTTTGCCATGAAGTACACCGCCTACACGCCGGACTTCGCCGCGTTCTACGACGCCTACGTCGCGGACGCCGCCAGCGCCTCAGCGTACGGCAGGCTGCTGTGCGACGCGTCCCTGCCGGACAACCGCTTCTGCGTGACAAGCATGCCGGGCACGCATTTTTCCGCCTTCAACTTCTGCGGCGACCCTAAGGACGATCTCGCCCCATGCTTTGTGCTGGGAAAATTTGCACCCGACGGCGCGGGGCGGCTGATGCTGCCCCTGTGCGGGGAATTCGCCCACGCGGTCAACGATGGCGTGCATATCAGCCGCTTTTTCCGCGAGCTGGAGGAGCTGGTGCGTCAGCCGGATTTCCTCTGA
- a CDS encoding aldo/keto reductase translates to MEVPIRTLNNGVAIPMIGYGTWQLTDPKVCYDSVLCALEAGYRSIDTAAGYGNEDSVGRAIKDSGIPRKELFITTKLNNPDRGYDSALKAFDISMEKLGLDYLDLYLIHWPGRSNYIASWKAFEKVYAEKRVRAIGLSNFLKHHLESLAQQTDIAPVSDQLEYHPYIAQAETESYCKAHNILVEAWSPLMSGKVALADPVISAIAQAHGKSNAQVILRWHLQSGRRTIPRSVTPARIRENIDIFDFSLSLDEMAAINALCVKNTRSGPHPDEFALD, encoded by the coding sequence ATGGAGGTTCCTATTCGTACGCTCAACAATGGCGTGGCCATCCCCATGATCGGCTATGGCACCTGGCAGCTGACCGACCCCAAGGTGTGCTATGATTCCGTGCTGTGCGCGCTGGAGGCGGGCTACCGCAGCATCGATACCGCCGCCGGCTACGGTAACGAGGATTCCGTGGGCCGCGCCATCAAAGATTCCGGCATCCCGCGCAAGGAGCTTTTTATCACCACCAAGCTCAACAATCCCGACCGTGGCTACGACTCCGCGCTCAAGGCCTTTGATATCAGCATGGAAAAGCTGGGGCTGGACTATCTGGACCTGTACTTGATCCACTGGCCGGGCCGCAGCAACTACATCGCCTCCTGGAAGGCCTTTGAAAAGGTCTATGCCGAAAAGCGCGTGCGCGCCATCGGCCTGAGCAACTTTTTGAAGCACCATCTCGAGAGCCTCGCCCAGCAGACGGACATCGCGCCGGTGAGCGACCAGCTGGAGTATCATCCCTACATCGCGCAGGCGGAGACGGAGAGCTACTGCAAAGCGCACAACATCCTGGTGGAGGCCTGGAGCCCGCTGATGAGCGGCAAGGTCGCCCTGGCTGACCCTGTAATCTCGGCCATCGCCCAGGCGCATGGCAAGAGCAACGCGCAGGTGATATTGCGCTGGCACCTGCAGAGCGGGCGGCGCACCATCCCCCGCTCGGTCACGCCCGCGCGCATCCGGGAGAACATCGACATTTTTGATTTCTCCCTGTCGCTCGACGAGATGGCCGCCATCAACGCTCTTTGCGTGAAAAACACCCGCAGCGGGCCCCATCCCGACGAATTTGCGCTGGACTAA
- a CDS encoding cupin domain-containing protein: MNLWADLSCPEAQEQLHILLERPGVRIERIVSRGYASPPGFWYDQAQHEWVCVLAGKAVLQLEDRLVTLGAGDSFLLPAHTRHRVHATSSDPACLWLCVFWEDAPC; the protein is encoded by the coding sequence ATGAATCTTTGGGCTGATCTTTCCTGCCCCGAGGCGCAGGAGCAACTGCATATCCTGCTGGAACGCCCGGGTGTGCGCATCGAGCGCATCGTCTCACGCGGTTATGCCTCCCCGCCCGGCTTTTGGTACGACCAGGCGCAGCACGAGTGGGTCTGCGTGCTGGCGGGCAAGGCCGTGTTGCAGCTGGAGGACCGCCTGGTGACGCTTGGCGCGGGCGATTCCTTTCTGCTGCCTGCGCATACGCGCCATCGCGTGCACGCCACCAGCAGCGACCCCGCCTGCCTGTGGCTGTGCGTCTTTTGGGAGGATGCGCCATGCTGA
- a CDS encoding aldo/keto reductase, with translation MQIPVRTLNNGVQVPMIGFGTWQLADPNVCYDAVTRALEAGYRSIDTAAMYHNEEAVGRAIKDSGIPREELFITTKLARDDRSYDKALAAFDVSLEKLGLDYVDLYLIHWPGTEERFVPSWKAFGKIYEQKRARAIGLSNFLQHHLQTLEAETGILPASDQLEFHPYLAQSETEDYCKAHNILVEAWSPLMSGKEALGDAVIVNIAKRHGKSPAQVILRWHTQCGRRVIPRSVTPARIAENLQIFDFSLSLDEIAALNALCVKNVRTGPDPDTFLD, from the coding sequence ATGCAGATTCCAGTTCGCACCCTCAACAACGGCGTGCAGGTGCCCATGATTGGCTTTGGCACCTGGCAGCTTGCCGACCCCAACGTGTGCTACGACGCGGTCACCCGCGCGCTGGAGGCAGGCTACCGCAGCATCGATACCGCCGCCATGTACCACAACGAGGAGGCCGTGGGCCGCGCCATCAAGGATTCGGGCATCCCACGCGAGGAGCTGTTCATCACCACCAAGCTTGCGCGCGACGACCGCTCCTACGATAAGGCCCTCGCCGCCTTTGACGTGAGCCTGGAGAAACTGGGCCTGGATTACGTGGACTTGTACCTGATCCACTGGCCGGGTACGGAGGAGCGCTTTGTGCCCTCCTGGAAGGCCTTCGGCAAAATCTACGAGCAGAAGCGTGCCCGCGCCATCGGCCTGAGCAACTTTTTGCAGCATCACCTCCAGACGCTGGAGGCGGAGACGGGCATCCTGCCCGCGAGCGACCAGCTTGAGTTCCACCCCTACCTCGCGCAGTCCGAAACGGAGGACTACTGCAAGGCCCACAACATCCTGGTGGAGGCCTGGAGCCCCCTGATGAGCGGCAAGGAGGCGCTGGGCGACGCGGTGATCGTGAATATCGCCAAACGGCACGGTAAAAGCCCCGCGCAGGTGATATTGCGCTGGCACACCCAGTGCGGCCGCCGCGTCATCCCCCGCTCGGTCACGCCCGCGCGTATCGCGGAGAACCTGCAAATCTTTGATTTTTCCCTATCGCTGGACGAAATCGCCGCGCTCAACGCGTTGTGCGTAAAAAACGTGCGCACCGGTCCGGATCCGGATACCTTTTTGGACTAA
- a CDS encoding DUF2207 domain-containing protein, with protein sequence MTKRKCTLRAGCMLLLLLIAGLAPGAGLSAAPPAGTPDQKGFSVTGEATLTTIGNLLVEQTVTLEDDAHLDAEQQWTLYLPGAQHITDITLAQGDQTFKELAIDKPRPGEFLYSRAGDTGLLRLCPVADGGRVYTLRYTLRKATTVYDDVSDLSMALLRPKEGTLARYRMQVQMPAGAGESYAWWRGRQEAALHVTPQSVTLDVAASDVPDATLRIATDASRFLAAAPHATGNRLDKIQRQERARVRQAKWEAFFAPIRPLCIALILALAVVLGLLTRIRLKRFTPVQPEEPVKELPARLSHAQLAALVDYGRRKHPQRVHRDVLEAMLLDLLRRGVITADPEESGRDVVLHYAADAQEVSMEEAILLALLFDDVGKGDSVRAHVMCRYAERAPMMMDAFVRTIDEKALEALEAAGYSQTHNRKYPVSWRTLAKAGYLAGACCMMLVAQWLLAASFLAGWVVLSCVATDRLSRLTQAGEDLRAQVRSYRRYLAEIPHDGQEVLPALDDWARHYPYARALGVAPRMTTRLAALYPLLGDEAYLAQHPQARLLCQGGGPVARAMHCIAEAIASAQQRSLRSADAEQQV encoded by the coding sequence ATGACCAAGCGTAAATGCACCTTGCGCGCAGGGTGCATGCTGCTGTTGCTGCTCATTGCAGGCCTTGCCCCCGGTGCGGGGTTATCCGCCGCGCCGCCGGCGGGCACGCCCGATCAAAAGGGCTTTTCCGTCACGGGCGAAGCTACGCTCACCACCATCGGCAATTTGCTCGTCGAACAGACCGTCACGCTTGAGGACGACGCACATTTGGATGCGGAGCAGCAGTGGACGCTCTATCTGCCCGGTGCGCAGCACATCACCGATATCACGCTTGCGCAGGGCGATCAAACCTTCAAGGAGCTTGCCATCGACAAGCCCCGCCCGGGTGAATTCCTCTACAGCCGCGCAGGCGATACAGGCCTGCTGCGCCTGTGCCCCGTCGCGGACGGGGGACGCGTCTATACCCTGCGCTACACCCTGCGCAAGGCGACCACCGTCTACGACGATGTGTCGGACCTCTCCATGGCGCTGCTGCGCCCCAAAGAGGGCACGCTTGCGCGCTATCGTATGCAGGTACAGATGCCCGCAGGCGCAGGCGAGAGCTATGCCTGGTGGCGCGGCAGGCAGGAGGCTGCGCTGCACGTGACGCCCCAATCTGTCACGCTGGACGTGGCGGCGTCTGACGTCCCCGACGCCACGCTGCGCATCGCAACAGACGCCTCGCGCTTTCTGGCGGCTGCCCCGCACGCCACGGGCAACCGCCTGGACAAAATCCAGCGCCAGGAACGCGCGCGCGTGCGCCAAGCCAAGTGGGAGGCCTTCTTCGCGCCCATCCGTCCGCTGTGCATCGCGCTGATACTGGCGCTTGCCGTGGTGCTGGGGCTGCTTACGCGCATCCGTCTCAAGCGTTTTACGCCCGTCCAGCCAGAGGAACCCGTCAAAGAGCTGCCCGCGCGCCTGTCCCACGCGCAGCTGGCCGCCCTGGTGGACTACGGCAGACGCAAGCATCCCCAGCGCGTGCACCGCGACGTGCTGGAAGCCATGCTGCTGGATCTGCTGCGCCGCGGCGTCATCACCGCAGATCCGGAGGAAAGCGGCAGGGACGTGGTGCTCCACTACGCCGCGGACGCGCAGGAGGTCTCGATGGAGGAGGCGATCCTGCTGGCGCTCCTCTTTGACGACGTGGGCAAGGGCGACAGCGTGCGCGCGCATGTGATGTGCCGTTATGCCGAGCGCGCCCCCATGATGATGGACGCCTTTGTGCGCACGATCGATGAAAAAGCGCTCGAGGCGTTGGAAGCCGCCGGCTACAGCCAGACGCACAACCGCAAATATCCGGTGAGCTGGCGCACGCTGGCAAAGGCCGGGTATCTGGCGGGCGCATGCTGCATGATGCTTGTCGCGCAGTGGCTGCTTGCTGCCTCCTTCCTTGCGGGCTGGGTGGTGCTCTCCTGCGTGGCGACGGACCGTTTGAGCCGGCTTACGCAGGCGGGTGAAGACCTGCGCGCGCAGGTGCGCAGCTACCGCCGCTATCTTGCGGAAATCCCGCACGACGGACAGGAGGTGCTTCCCGCGCTGGACGACTGGGCGCGCCACTATCCCTATGCGCGCGCGCTGGGCGTGGCGCCGCGCATGACGACGCGGCTGGCCGCTCTCTATCCTCTGCTGGGGGATGAGGCGTACCTGGCCCAGCATCCCCAGGCGCGCCTGCTCTGCCAGGGCGGCGGACCCGTCGCGCGCGCCATGCACTGCATTGCCGAGGCGATTGCCTCTGCCCAGCAGCGCTCATTGCGCAGCGCGGATGCGGAGCAGCAGGTGTAG
- a CDS encoding sodium:alanine symporter family protein, with amino-acid sequence MEAFTETVARVNGYINDFVWGPVMLVLLVGTGIWLSARTGFFQVRRFGHIMKNTVGRLFKRREKQADKGAMTPFQALSTALAATVGTGNVAGVATAIATGGPGAVFWMWISAFFGMMTKYAEVVLAVKYRQRNAKGEWVGGPMYYITNGLGKGWKWLAVVFCLFGVFASFGIGNIAQIDSIAGSVESVLVSAGALPGVSTGFSYTRLITGFVVAFLVGLVIIGGLKRIGRLNERLVPFMSVVYIVSALVVICFHAGNILPALGSIFRGAFTLKAAAGGIFGYTIAQAMRYGVARGVFSNEAGLGSAPIAHATADVKDPVKQGLYGVFEVFMDTIVICTLTSLVILCSGVFGGVDPATQKAALDGVPLTIAGFTTVYGGVASVVIAVALFCFAFSTLVSWSFYGQRCYEYLFGSKTVIIYQMLFVCVIVLGSTMGLKLVWDISDTLNGLMAIPNLIAVLGLSPVVFKMTREYSRRLRERDLR; translated from the coding sequence ATGGAAGCTTTCACAGAAACTGTCGCCAGGGTAAACGGCTATATCAACGACTTTGTGTGGGGGCCGGTGATGCTGGTGCTGCTGGTGGGCACAGGCATCTGGCTCAGCGCGCGGACGGGCTTTTTTCAGGTGCGCCGCTTTGGCCATATCATGAAAAACACCGTGGGCAGGCTGTTTAAAAGGCGCGAAAAGCAGGCGGATAAGGGCGCGATGACGCCCTTTCAGGCGCTCTCCACGGCCCTTGCCGCCACCGTGGGCACCGGCAACGTGGCGGGCGTGGCCACGGCGATCGCCACCGGCGGGCCGGGCGCGGTATTCTGGATGTGGATATCCGCCTTCTTTGGCATGATGACCAAGTACGCCGAGGTGGTGCTCGCGGTCAAATACCGCCAGCGCAACGCCAAGGGCGAGTGGGTGGGCGGACCTATGTACTACATCACAAACGGCCTGGGCAAGGGCTGGAAGTGGCTGGCGGTGGTCTTCTGCCTGTTCGGCGTGTTCGCCTCCTTCGGCATCGGCAACATCGCACAGATCGACTCCATCGCGGGCTCGGTGGAGAGCGTGCTGGTGAGCGCCGGCGCGCTGCCGGGCGTAAGCACGGGGTTTTCCTATACGCGCCTGATCACCGGCTTTGTGGTGGCGTTTCTGGTAGGGCTGGTGATCATCGGCGGCCTCAAGCGCATTGGCCGGCTCAACGAGCGGCTGGTGCCCTTTATGAGCGTGGTGTATATCGTAAGCGCGCTGGTGGTGATCTGCTTCCACGCGGGCAACATCCTGCCCGCATTGGGCAGCATCTTCCGTGGCGCGTTCACGCTCAAGGCGGCCGCCGGCGGCATCTTCGGCTACACCATCGCACAGGCCATGCGCTACGGCGTGGCCCGCGGCGTGTTTTCCAATGAGGCGGGCCTGGGCTCCGCGCCCATCGCGCACGCCACGGCGGACGTCAAGGATCCCGTCAAACAGGGCCTCTACGGGGTGTTTGAAGTGTTTATGGACACCATCGTGATCTGCACCCTGACCTCGCTTGTCATCCTGTGCTCCGGCGTGTTTGGGGGCGTCGATCCCGCCACCCAGAAGGCCGCGCTTGACGGCGTGCCGCTGACCATCGCGGGGTTCACCACGGTGTACGGCGGCGTTGCAAGCGTTGTTATCGCCGTGGCACTGTTTTGCTTTGCCTTCTCCACGCTGGTCTCCTGGTCGTTTTACGGCCAGCGCTGCTACGAGTACCTCTTTGGCAGCAAAACGGTGATCATTTACCAGATGCTCTTTGTGTGCGTGATCGTGCTTGGTTCCACCATGGGCCTGAAGCTGGTGTGGGATATCTCCGATACGTTAAACGGACTGATGGCCATTCCCAACCTGATCGCTGTGCTGGGCTTGAGTCCGGTGGTCTTCAAGATGACGCGGGAGTACAGCCGGCGCCTGCGGGAGCGCGACCTGCGCTAA
- a CDS encoding MmcQ/YjbR family DNA-binding protein produces MLTRRDIINHCLTYPDAYEDYPFRDANWTVMRVLSNKKLFAAIYERNGALCVNVKCDPLRALFLRDVFPERVLPAYHMNKEHWNTIVVAPPLAEADLYDMIAHSYALVRPHSKPRRTTHDQA; encoded by the coding sequence ATGCTGACGCGCAGGGATATCATCAACCACTGCCTCACCTATCCAGACGCCTACGAGGACTACCCGTTTCGGGACGCCAACTGGACCGTGATGCGCGTGCTTTCCAACAAAAAGCTCTTTGCCGCTATCTATGAACGCAACGGCGCGCTGTGCGTCAACGTAAAGTGCGACCCTTTGCGCGCGCTTTTTCTGCGGGATGTATTCCCCGAGCGGGTGCTGCCTGCCTACCACATGAACAAGGAGCACTGGAACACCATCGTCGTGGCGCCTCCCCTTGCCGAGGCGGACCTGTACGATATGATCGCGCACAGCTACGCGCTGGTGCGCCCCCATTCCAAGCCAAGGAGGACCACCCATGACCAAGCGTAA
- the glmS gene encoding glutamine--fructose-6-phosphate transaminase (isomerizing): MCGIVGYTGDAPCVDYLMGGLRRLEYRGYDSAGVAVFDQGKLVVEKAKGHLDALAQKLQGVTLTGTVGIGHTRWATHGEPSYVNSHPHLDSHEKIAIVHNGIIENYYQLKQMLQAKGVVFRSETDTEVVVQLLGYYYEGNMLETLFRVMKLIEGSFALAIICKDDPDTLYCTRKDSPLVVGKNERASFIASDIPAMLAHTRDIYLLDDYDVAVLTPGKITFYDALGTQIEKQATHIDWDVSSAEKGGYAHFMIKEIHEQPAVLRDTMARYLDAERYQMRGEGLPFDAAQAKAIARMGIIACGTAYHAGLVGKSLFERLWRVPVEVSIASEFRYSDPIIRPGDVYIIISQSGETADTIAAMRLVKKQGATVIAICNVVGSTIAREADHVLYTLAGPEIAVASTKAYSTQLMMLYILALDIAKKRGQIEEDAFRHYIDELAAVPGKVQQLLDEKSDIQRFASETFDCQHVFFLGRGLDYALAMEAALKLKEISYIHSEAYAAGELKHGTIALVERGVLVVGISTQQHLVEKMASNLQEVSVRGAEVLALVNGACEAIEHQANAFWRMPASDSLVMPMICIVPMQLFAYYMALQKGCDIDKPRNLAKSVTVE; this comes from the coding sequence ATGTGCGGTATTGTTGGATACACGGGCGATGCCCCTTGCGTAGATTATCTGATGGGCGGGCTGCGCCGCCTGGAGTACCGGGGGTACGACTCGGCGGGCGTGGCGGTTTTTGACCAGGGCAAGCTAGTGGTGGAAAAGGCCAAGGGCCACTTAGACGCGCTGGCGCAAAAGCTTCAGGGTGTCACGCTCACCGGCACGGTGGGCATCGGCCACACCCGCTGGGCCACCCATGGCGAGCCCTCCTACGTCAACTCGCATCCCCATCTGGACAGCCACGAGAAGATCGCCATCGTACACAACGGCATCATTGAGAACTACTACCAGCTCAAGCAGATGCTCCAGGCCAAGGGCGTGGTGTTCCGCTCGGAGACCGACACCGAGGTGGTGGTGCAGCTATTGGGCTACTATTACGAGGGCAACATGCTCGAGACGCTCTTTCGTGTCATGAAGCTGATCGAGGGGTCCTTTGCGCTGGCCATCATCTGCAAGGACGATCCCGATACCCTCTACTGCACCCGCAAGGACAGCCCGCTTGTGGTGGGTAAAAATGAGCGCGCCTCCTTCATTGCATCGGATATCCCCGCGATGCTGGCCCACACGCGCGACATCTACCTGCTGGACGACTACGACGTGGCGGTGCTGACCCCCGGCAAAATTACGTTCTACGACGCGCTGGGCACGCAGATCGAAAAGCAGGCGACCCACATCGACTGGGACGTGTCCTCCGCCGAAAAGGGCGGCTACGCGCACTTCATGATCAAGGAAATCCATGAACAGCCCGCCGTGCTGCGCGACACCATGGCCCGCTATTTGGACGCGGAGCGCTACCAGATGCGCGGCGAAGGGCTTCCCTTTGACGCGGCGCAGGCCAAAGCCATCGCGCGCATGGGCATCATCGCCTGCGGCACCGCCTACCACGCGGGGCTGGTGGGCAAGAGCCTGTTTGAACGGCTGTGGCGGGTGCCCGTGGAGGTGAGCATCGCCTCGGAGTTCCGCTACAGCGATCCCATCATCCGCCCGGGAGACGTGTATATCATCATCAGCCAGTCGGGCGAGACGGCCGACACCATCGCGGCCATGCGCCTGGTCAAAAAACAGGGCGCCACGGTCATCGCCATCTGCAACGTGGTGGGTTCCACCATCGCGCGCGAGGCGGACCACGTGCTCTACACCCTGGCCGGGCCGGAGATCGCCGTGGCCTCCACCAAGGCGTACTCCACCCAGCTGATGATGCTCTACATCCTGGCGCTGGATATTGCCAAAAAGCGCGGCCAGATCGAGGAGGACGCCTTCAGGCATTATATTGACGAGCTTGCCGCGGTGCCAGGCAAGGTGCAGCAGCTGCTCGATGAAAAGAGCGACATCCAGCGCTTTGCCAGCGAGACGTTTGACTGCCAGCATGTGTTCTTCCTGGGGCGCGGGCTGGACTACGCGCTGGCCATGGAGGCCGCGCTCAAGCTCAAGGAGATCTCCTACATCCACTCCGAGGCGTACGCCGCCGGCGAGCTGAAGCACGGCACCATCGCCCTGGTGGAGCGCGGCGTGCTGGTGGTGGGCATCTCCACCCAGCAGCACCTGGTCGAAAAAATGGCAAGTAATTTGCAGGAGGTCAGCGTCCGCGGCGCGGAAGTGCTCGCCCTGGTCAACGGCGCGTGCGAGGCCATCGAGCACCAGGCAAACGCGTTTTGGCGTATGCCTGCCTCCGACAGCCTGGTGATGCCCATGATCTGCATCGTGCCTATGCAGCTGTTCGCCTATTACATGGCGCTGCAAAAGGGCTGCGATATCGACAAGCCCCGCAACCTGGCCAAGAGCGTCACCGTCGAATAA
- the gdhA gene encoding NADP-specific glutamate dehydrogenase, with the protein MSYTNDVLSELMRRNPGEKEFHQAATEVLQSLELVVEKRPEIQKNSILERLVEPDRQLMFRVPWVDDNGNVQVNRGFRVQFNNAIGPYKGGLRLHPSVNLGIIKFLGFEQIFKNALTGLPIGGGKGGSDFDPKGKSDREVMAFCQSFMTELYKYIGKDVDVPAGDIGVGAREIGYLYGQYKRITGLYEGVLTGKGLTYGGSLARTQATGYGLVYFTKEMIEAKGKSFKDATVLVSGSGNVAIYAAEKAMSYGAKVVAMCDSNGWVYDASGIDLDAVKEIKEVKRGRIKDYLSYRPNAEYHDGKGIWSIPCDIALPCATQNELLEDDAKALVSNGCYAVAEGANMPSTPEAIAYLQGHGVLFAPGKASNAGGVATSALEMSQNSLRMSWSFEEVDEKLHGIMVNIYKNCAAAAEAYGHADNYVIGANIAGFEKVCNAMLAQGVV; encoded by the coding sequence ATGTCTTATACCAATGATGTGCTCAGTGAGCTGATGCGCCGCAACCCTGGCGAAAAGGAGTTCCACCAGGCCGCAACCGAGGTGCTGCAGTCGCTGGAGCTGGTGGTGGAGAAGCGCCCGGAGATCCAGAAAAACAGCATCCTGGAGCGTCTGGTCGAGCCGGACCGCCAGCTGATGTTCCGCGTACCCTGGGTGGACGACAACGGCAATGTGCAGGTGAACCGCGGCTTCCGCGTCCAGTTCAACAACGCCATCGGGCCCTACAAGGGTGGCCTGCGCCTTCATCCCTCCGTTAACCTGGGCATTATCAAATTCCTGGGCTTTGAGCAGATCTTCAAAAACGCGCTGACCGGCCTGCCCATCGGCGGCGGCAAGGGCGGCAGCGATTTTGATCCCAAGGGCAAGTCCGACCGCGAGGTGATGGCCTTCTGCCAGAGCTTTATGACCGAGCTGTACAAGTACATTGGCAAGGACGTGGACGTGCCCGCCGGCGACATCGGCGTGGGCGCGCGAGAGATCGGCTACCTCTACGGCCAGTACAAGCGCATCACTGGCCTCTATGAGGGCGTGCTCACCGGCAAGGGCCTCACCTACGGCGGCTCGCTTGCGCGCACGCAGGCCACCGGCTACGGCCTGGTGTACTTCACCAAGGAGATGATCGAGGCCAAGGGCAAGAGCTTCAAGGACGCCACCGTCCTTGTCTCCGGCAGCGGCAACGTGGCGATCTACGCCGCGGAGAAGGCCATGAGCTACGGCGCCAAGGTGGTTGCGATGTGCGATTCCAACGGCTGGGTGTACGACGCATCGGGCATTGACCTGGACGCAGTCAAGGAAATCAAAGAGGTCAAGCGCGGCCGCATCAAGGATTACCTCAGCTACCGCCCGAACGCCGAGTATCATGACGGCAAGGGCATCTGGAGCATTCCCTGCGATATCGCGCTGCCCTGCGCCACGCAGAACGAGCTGCTGGAGGATGACGCCAAGGCACTGGTGTCGAACGGCTGTTACGCGGTGGCAGAGGGCGCGAACATGCCCTCCACCCCCGAGGCGATTGCCTACCTGCAGGGCCACGGCGTGCTGTTTGCCCCCGGCAAGGCGTCCAACGCGGGCGGCGTGGCCACCTCCGCGCTGGAGATGAGCCAGAACAGCCTGCGCATGAGCTGGTCGTTTGAGGAAGTGGACGAGAAGCTCCACGGCATCATGGTCAACATCTATAAGAACTGTGCCGCAGCAGCCGAGGCCTATGGCCATGCGGACAACTACGTCATCGGCGCCAACATCGCCGGCTTTGAGAAGGTGTGCAACGCCATGCTGGCCCAGGGCGTGGTGTAA